Proteins encoded together in one Nitrospirota bacterium window:
- a CDS encoding XRE family transcriptional regulator: protein MAIDLQILGSKLRRYRDQVAASLGDVSTATGIPQQLLKDYEDACREPTGDEILILADYYKCDYKFFISNEQLAAFEQTETLFRKYSAELSREDRWAILEFLFLCDSEEFLMSNLSSKNRVPFTFRKSGSYFKAHGIEAAASLRRHLEYSDKKVGMDVYDDFRSIGFHVFRRHLANSSISGLCIRHPKAGMCLLVNYTEDVYRQRFTAAHEAAHAILDDDQDFVVSFSGEKNDLSEIRANTFASRYLMPPEFLRQIPLSGQWDTQKAREWASKLKVSTEALAYALKDANLISEHQVGTIKATKVASDAKVDPELPANLSPRAHQRRAELLSRGLSMHYVELCFDGYERGLVSSGRLSEMLLLSDNELPLVAELYGRHLLHGD, encoded by the coding sequence ATGGCCATTGATCTTCAGATCCTGGGCTCGAAACTGCGAAGATACAGAGACCAAGTTGCAGCGTCGCTGGGCGACGTATCGACCGCAACGGGGATACCGCAGCAATTATTGAAGGACTATGAGGATGCCTGCCGGGAGCCAACGGGAGATGAGATATTAATTCTGGCCGATTACTACAAATGCGACTACAAGTTTTTCATTTCAAATGAGCAACTGGCTGCTTTTGAGCAAACCGAAACACTTTTCAGAAAATATTCAGCTGAACTATCAAGAGAAGATAGGTGGGCCATTCTTGAGTTTCTGTTTCTCTGTGATTCAGAGGAATTCTTAATGAGCAACCTATCCTCAAAAAACCGAGTTCCTTTCACCTTCAGAAAGAGCGGGTCATATTTCAAAGCCCATGGAATTGAGGCTGCGGCCTCTTTAAGGCGTCACCTGGAATACAGTGACAAAAAAGTTGGAATGGACGTATATGATGATTTTCGCTCCATTGGCTTTCACGTATTCCGGCGACATCTAGCAAATTCCTCCATATCTGGCTTGTGCATTCGCCATCCAAAAGCCGGGATGTGCCTACTCGTCAACTATACCGAAGATGTCTACCGGCAACGCTTCACCGCCGCCCATGAAGCTGCACATGCAATCCTTGATGACGACCAAGACTTCGTCGTCTCTTTTTCAGGGGAAAAGAATGATCTATCAGAAATACGCGCTAATACTTTCGCCTCAAGATACCTCATGCCTCCAGAATTCTTGAGGCAGATTCCCCTGTCAGGCCAATGGGATACCCAGAAAGCCAGAGAGTGGGCTAGCAAGCTGAAGGTGAGTACCGAAGCATTGGCTTATGCGCTCAAGGATGCCAATCTCATTTCCGAACATCAGGTGGGTACGATTAAAGCTACAAAGGTAGCTTCGGATGCGAAGGTAGACCCTGAACTTCCCGCTAATCTCTCCCCGCGAGCTCACCAACGCCGTGCAGAATTGCTAAGTCGAGGATTGTCCATGCACTATGTCGAGCTATGTTTCGACGGTTACGAGAGGGGATTGGTATCCTCTGGGCGACTGAGCGAAATGCTTCTACTGAGCGATAATGAACTCCCACTCGTCGCGGAGCTTTATGGAAGGCACCTGCTCCATGGCGATTAA
- a CDS encoding DUF1810 domain-containing protein, translated as MTDVYNLQRFLDAQERVYDAVLGELRAGRKSSHWIWFIFPQVTGLGHSGTAQKFAITSLDEAKAYLQHPILGPRLRECTQLSITVDGRSAEEIFSSPDNLKFRSCLTLFMTATTDNKVFKDALLKYFDGKPDTVTLDILAHGTS; from the coding sequence ATGACTGATGTGTATAACCTGCAACGCTTTCTTGACGCGCAAGAGCGCGTCTATGACGCAGTCCTTGGTGAGCTACGAGCTGGAAGAAAGTCCAGTCACTGGATCTGGTTCATCTTTCCGCAGGTCACAGGTCTTGGTCACAGTGGAACGGCCCAGAAGTTCGCCATTACCTCTCTCGACGAAGCCAAGGCCTATCTGCAGCACCCAATCCTAGGCCCAAGGCTCAGAGAATGTACGCAGCTTTCCATCACAGTAGACGGGCGCAGCGCTGAAGAGATCTTCTCCTCCCCCGACAATCTGAAATTCCGGTCATGCCTGACCTTGTTCATGACCGCGACCACCGACAACAAGGTCTTCAAAGATGCCCTTCTCAAGTATTTTGACGGCAAGCCTGACACAGTGACCCTCGATATCCTGGCACATGGAACTTCTTAG
- the msrB gene encoding peptide-methionine (R)-S-oxide reductase MsrB, translating to MPPKVEIPAIVKVTKTDDEWKKQLSAAAYQVLRHEDTERAFTSPLHENHASGIYYCAGCDLPAYSSEHKFDSGTGWPSFWQPIDPKVVETRTDSKFFMTRTEVHCARCGGHQGHIFDDGPKPTGLRYCINGVSLKFIPA from the coding sequence ATGCCACCAAAAGTTGAGATCCCCGCCATTGTGAAAGTGACGAAGACCGACGACGAGTGGAAGAAGCAACTGTCGGCTGCAGCCTATCAAGTGTTGCGCCACGAGGACACGGAGCGGGCTTTTACGAGTCCGCTGCATGAGAATCACGCCTCCGGCATCTATTACTGTGCGGGCTGCGATCTCCCCGCCTATTCATCTGAGCATAAGTTCGACAGCGGCACCGGCTGGCCCAGCTTCTGGCAACCGATCGATCCGAAAGTGGTGGAGACGCGCACAGATTCGAAATTCTTCATGACCCGCACTGAAGTGCACTGTGCCCGCTGCGGCGGTCACCAGGGTCATATCTTCGATGACGGCCCGAAGCCGACCGGACTCCGCTACTGCATCAACGGCGTCTCGCTGAAATTCATTCCAGCCTAG